In Acidovorax sp. GBBC 1281, a single window of DNA contains:
- the rplS gene encoding 50S ribosomal protein L19 codes for MNLIQTLEQEEIARLNKTIPEFAPGDTVIVSVNVVEGTRKRVQAYEGVVIAKRNRGLNSGFTVRKISSGEGVERTFQTYSPLIANIEVKRRGDVRRAKLYYLRERSGKSARIKEKLPSRVKAAPVAAA; via the coding sequence ATGAATCTGATCCAGACTCTCGAGCAGGAAGAAATCGCCCGCTTGAACAAGACCATTCCCGAATTCGCCCCTGGCGACACGGTCATCGTGAGCGTGAACGTGGTGGAAGGTACCCGCAAGCGCGTGCAGGCCTACGAAGGCGTGGTGATTGCCAAGCGCAATCGCGGCCTGAACAGCGGCTTCACGGTGCGCAAGATCTCCAGCGGCGAAGGCGTGGAGCGCACGTTCCAGACGTACAGCCCCCTGATCGCCAATATCGAAGTCAAGCGCCGTGGCGACGTGCGCCGTGCCAAGCTGTACTACCTGCGTGAACGCAGCGGCAAGTCGGCACGTATCAAGGAAAAGCTGCCTTCGCGTGTCAAGGCCGCGCCGGTCGCAGCCGCATAA
- a CDS encoding GNAT family N-acetyltransferase: MPTIRDSRSEDIAAITAIYQHHVLHGTGTFEVDPPTETDMAARRADVLARGLPYIVAEKDGQVLGFAYANWFKPRPAYRFSAEDSIYVADTARGMGLGRKLLDVLAQQAAAGVRKLLAVIGDSANAGSIGVHRAAGFTEIGVMRSVGWKFGAWRDIVLMEKTLGAGDTTSPE, from the coding sequence ATGCCTACCATCCGCGACAGCCGCAGCGAAGATATCGCTGCCATCACCGCCATTTACCAACACCACGTCCTGCACGGCACCGGCACCTTCGAGGTGGACCCACCGACCGAAACCGACATGGCCGCCCGCCGCGCCGACGTGCTGGCCCGGGGCCTGCCCTACATCGTGGCGGAAAAGGATGGCCAGGTTCTCGGCTTCGCCTACGCCAACTGGTTCAAGCCCCGCCCAGCCTACCGCTTCTCGGCGGAAGACTCCATCTATGTCGCCGACACCGCCCGGGGCATGGGGTTGGGCCGCAAGCTGCTCGATGTGCTGGCGCAGCAGGCGGCGGCGGGGGTTCGCAAGCTGCTCGCGGTGATCGGCGATTCCGCCAATGCCGGCTCCATCGGGGTACACCGCGCTGCCGGCTTCACCGAGATCGGCGTGATGCGCTCGGTGGGCTGGAAGTTCGGCGCCTGGCGCGACATCGTGCTGATGGAAAAGACCCTGGGCGCGGGCGACACCACGTCGCCGGAATGA
- the rpsP gene encoding 30S ribosomal protein S16 yields MVVIRLSRGGSKGRPFFNIVVADKRVRRDGRFIERLGFYNPTAKESEEGLRIAQDRLTYWKSVGAQSSPTVDRLIKQAAKKAA; encoded by the coding sequence ATGGTCGTTATTCGACTCTCCCGCGGCGGCTCCAAAGGTCGTCCGTTTTTCAACATCGTCGTGGCCGACAAGCGTGTGCGCCGCGATGGCCGATTCATCGAGCGCCTGGGTTTCTACAACCCCACGGCCAAGGAAAGCGAAGAAGGCCTGCGCATTGCGCAAGACCGTCTGACCTACTGGAAGAGCGTCGGCGCCCAGTCGTCGCCCACCGTGGACCGTCTGATCAAGCAGGCCGCCAAGAAGGCTGCCTGA
- a CDS encoding ABC transporter ATP-binding protein, producing MAEKSNNVLLKVSGLKVAYGGIQAVKGVDFEVREGELVSLIGSNGAGKTTTMKAITGTLPFADGDIEYLGKSIRGQGAWDLVKKGLVMVPEGRGVFARMTITENLQMGAYIRNDKAGIAADIEKMFTIFPRLRERKDQLAGTMSGGEQQMLAMGRALMSQPKVLLLDEPSMGLSPIMVDKIFEVVRDVYALGVTIVLVEQNASRALALADRGYVMESGLITMTGPGQQLLSDPRVRAAYLGE from the coding sequence ATGGCCGAAAAATCCAACAACGTGTTGCTCAAGGTCTCGGGCCTGAAGGTGGCATACGGCGGTATCCAGGCCGTGAAGGGTGTGGACTTCGAGGTGCGCGAGGGAGAGCTGGTGTCGCTGATCGGCTCCAACGGCGCCGGCAAGACGACCACCATGAAGGCCATCACGGGCACGCTGCCGTTCGCCGATGGCGACATCGAGTACCTGGGCAAGAGCATCCGGGGGCAGGGCGCCTGGGACCTGGTGAAGAAGGGCCTCGTGATGGTGCCGGAAGGCCGGGGCGTGTTCGCGCGCATGACCATCACCGAGAACCTGCAGATGGGCGCCTACATTCGCAACGACAAGGCCGGCATCGCGGCCGACATCGAGAAGATGTTCACCATCTTCCCGCGCCTGCGCGAGCGCAAGGACCAACTGGCCGGCACCATGTCGGGTGGCGAACAGCAGATGCTGGCCATGGGCCGCGCGCTGATGAGCCAGCCCAAGGTGCTGCTGCTGGACGAGCCCTCCATGGGCCTGTCGCCCATCATGGTGGACAAGATCTTCGAGGTGGTGCGCGACGTGTACGCCCTGGGCGTGACCATCGTCCTGGTGGAGCAGAACGCCAGCCGCGCGCTGGCACTGGCCGACCGTGGCTACGTGATGGAGTCGGGCCTCATCACCATGACGGGCCCGGGCCAGCAGCTGCTGAGCGATCCGCGCGTGCGCGCCGCCTACCTGGGCGAGTGA
- the trmD gene encoding tRNA (guanosine(37)-N1)-methyltransferase TrmD encodes MRFDVITLFPELFAPFLASGVTRRAYASGQVEVRLWNPRDHAEGNYRRVDDRPFGGGPGMVMMAEPLSRCLAAIRADRAEAAVQTAPVVLFSPIGQVLDHAGVTRWSGSAGAILLCGRYEGIDQRFIDAHVQMQLSLGDFVLSGGEIPAMALLDAVARLQPGVLNDEGSHQFDSFNEALDGLLDCPHYTRPEEWEGLRVPAPLLSGHHVQIKRWRRDQRLSITAQHRPELIDAARARGLLGKADEAVLAKNGNLL; translated from the coding sequence ATGCGTTTCGACGTCATCACCCTGTTTCCCGAGCTGTTCGCGCCGTTTCTGGCCAGCGGGGTGACGCGGCGCGCGTATGCGTCGGGCCAGGTCGAGGTGCGGCTGTGGAACCCGCGCGATCACGCCGAAGGCAACTACCGCCGGGTGGACGATCGGCCCTTCGGGGGCGGCCCCGGCATGGTGATGATGGCCGAGCCCTTGTCGCGGTGCCTGGCGGCCATTCGGGCCGACCGGGCCGAGGCGGCCGTGCAGACGGCCCCGGTGGTGCTGTTCTCGCCGATCGGGCAGGTGCTCGATCACGCGGGCGTGACCCGCTGGTCCGGCAGCGCCGGCGCCATTTTGCTGTGCGGGCGGTATGAGGGCATCGACCAGCGCTTTATCGACGCGCATGTGCAGATGCAGCTCAGCCTGGGCGATTTCGTTCTGTCGGGCGGCGAGATCCCGGCCATGGCCCTGCTGGACGCTGTGGCACGCCTGCAGCCGGGCGTGCTGAACGATGAGGGCAGCCACCAGTTCGACAGCTTCAACGAAGCGCTCGACGGCTTGCTCGACTGCCCCCACTACACCCGGCCCGAAGAGTGGGAGGGCCTGCGGGTTCCTGCGCCGCTGCTCTCCGGCCACCATGTGCAGATCAAGCGCTGGCGCCGGGATCAGCGCCTGTCGATCACTGCGCAGCACCGTCCCGAGCTCATCGACGCGGCGCGCGCGCGGGGGCTTTTGGGTAAGGCGGACGAGGCCGTTTTGGCAAAGAACGGCAACTTGCTATAA
- a CDS encoding M48 family metallopeptidase, whose product MPTPAPSALLAPSTLLTLLFAAFLVAGLALRFWLASRQIRHVARHRDAVPAAFANRIPLAAHQKAADYTITKARFGLLEMALGAAVLLGWTLLGGLDALNQFLLDALGGGMVQQLALLAAFAAISGLIDLPATLYQTFVIEQRFGFNQMTARLWLADLAKSTLMGAAIGLPIAALILWLMGAAGPLWWLWAWGAWMGFNLLLMVVYPIFIAPLFNKFQPLEDESLKARVTALMQRCGFAAKGLFVMDGSRRSAHANAYFTGFGAAKRVVFYDTLLRQLSPGEVEAVLAHELGHFKHRHIVKRIVSLFALSLAGFALLGWLSTQGWFYTGLGVLPNLSLEGVAGSAPNDALALLLFLLAVPVFTFFISPLFAQLSRRHEFEADAYAVAQTNGSDLATALLKLYEDNASTLTPDPVYVKFYYSHPPATERLARMPNLAPTP is encoded by the coding sequence ATGCCCACCCCTGCCCCTTCCGCGCTGCTCGCGCCCTCCACCCTTCTCACCCTGCTGTTCGCCGCCTTTCTGGTGGCGGGACTCGCACTCCGGTTCTGGCTGGCATCGCGCCAGATCCGCCATGTGGCACGGCACCGCGACGCCGTGCCTGCCGCGTTCGCCAACCGCATACCGCTCGCGGCCCACCAGAAAGCGGCCGACTACACCATCACCAAGGCCCGCTTCGGCCTGCTGGAGATGGCACTGGGCGCCGCGGTGCTGCTGGGCTGGACCCTGCTGGGCGGACTGGATGCACTGAACCAGTTCCTGCTTGATGCACTGGGTGGCGGCATGGTGCAGCAATTGGCGCTGCTGGCAGCCTTCGCGGCCATCAGCGGGTTGATCGACCTTCCCGCCACGCTCTACCAAACCTTCGTGATCGAACAACGCTTTGGCTTCAACCAGATGACGGCGCGCCTGTGGCTGGCAGACCTGGCCAAGTCCACCTTGATGGGCGCGGCCATCGGCCTGCCCATCGCGGCATTGATCCTGTGGCTCATGGGCGCGGCCGGCCCCCTGTGGTGGCTGTGGGCCTGGGGCGCGTGGATGGGATTCAACCTGCTGCTCATGGTGGTCTATCCGATCTTCATCGCGCCGCTGTTCAACAAATTTCAGCCGCTGGAAGACGAATCCCTCAAGGCCCGCGTCACGGCCCTCATGCAGCGTTGCGGCTTTGCAGCCAAAGGGCTTTTCGTGATGGACGGCAGCCGCCGCAGCGCCCATGCCAACGCCTATTTCACGGGTTTCGGCGCAGCCAAACGCGTGGTGTTCTACGACACCCTGCTGCGCCAGTTGTCCCCCGGCGAAGTCGAGGCGGTGCTGGCCCACGAGCTGGGGCATTTCAAGCACCGCCACATCGTCAAGCGCATCGTGAGCCTTTTCGCGCTGAGCCTCGCGGGCTTTGCGCTGCTGGGCTGGCTTTCCACGCAGGGCTGGTTCTACACGGGGTTGGGCGTGCTGCCCAACCTGTCGCTGGAAGGCGTGGCCGGCTCTGCGCCCAACGATGCCCTGGCGCTGCTGTTGTTTTTGCTGGCGGTGCCGGTGTTCACCTTCTTCATTTCCCCGTTGTTTGCGCAGCTGTCGCGCCGCCACGAGTTCGAGGCCGACGCTTATGCCGTGGCCCAGACCAATGGCAGCGACCTCGCCACGGCCTTGCTGAAACTTTACGAAGACAATGCCTCCACCCTCACGCCCGATCCGGTGTACGTGAAGTTCTATTACTCGCATCCGCCGGCCACCGAACGGCTGGCGCGCATGCCCAACCTGGCCCCGACACCATGA
- a CDS encoding inorganic phosphate transporter has protein sequence METVQTALWVVMLLVALAILFDFMNGFHDAANSIATVVSTGVLKPTQAVLFAAFFNVIAIFIFHLSVAATIGKGIVQPGVVDTHVIFGALVGAITWNVITWYYGIPSSSSHALIGGIVGAVIAKAGAGALISAGILKTVAFIFVSPLLGFLLGSLMMVAVAWIFRRARPNKVDKWFRRLQLLSAGAYSLGHGGNDAQKTIGIIWLLLIATGYASASDASPPTWTIVSCYLAIGLGTMFGGWRIVKTMGQRITKLKPVGGFCAETGGAMTLFVATALGIPVSTTHTITGAIVGVGSTQRASAVRWGVAGNIVWAWILTIPASAFVAAIAYWVSLQLY, from the coding sequence ATGGAAACCGTCCAAACCGCCCTGTGGGTCGTGATGCTGCTGGTGGCGCTGGCCATCCTGTTCGACTTCATGAACGGGTTTCACGACGCCGCCAACTCGATTGCCACCGTGGTCTCCACCGGGGTGCTCAAGCCGACGCAGGCCGTCCTCTTCGCCGCGTTCTTCAACGTCATCGCCATCTTCATCTTCCACCTGAGCGTGGCCGCCACCATCGGCAAGGGCATTGTGCAGCCCGGCGTGGTGGACACGCACGTGATCTTCGGGGCCCTGGTGGGCGCCATCACCTGGAACGTCATCACCTGGTACTACGGCATTCCGAGCAGCTCGTCGCATGCGCTGATCGGCGGCATCGTGGGCGCGGTCATCGCCAAGGCGGGCGCGGGGGCGCTGATCTCGGCCGGCATCCTGAAGACGGTGGCGTTCATCTTCGTCTCGCCGCTGCTCGGCTTTCTACTGGGCTCGCTGATGATGGTGGCGGTGGCGTGGATCTTCCGCCGCGCGCGTCCGAACAAGGTGGACAAGTGGTTCCGCCGGCTGCAGCTGCTGTCCGCGGGCGCATACAGCCTGGGCCATGGCGGCAACGATGCGCAAAAGACCATCGGCATCATCTGGCTGCTGCTGATCGCCACGGGCTACGCGTCGGCATCCGACGCCTCGCCGCCCACCTGGACCATCGTGTCGTGCTACCTGGCCATCGGGCTGGGCACCATGTTCGGCGGCTGGCGCATCGTCAAGACCATGGGCCAGAGAATCACCAAGCTCAAGCCCGTAGGCGGCTTTTGTGCCGAGACGGGTGGGGCGATGACGCTGTTCGTCGCCACGGCGCTGGGCATTCCGGTGTCCACCACCCACACCATCACGGGCGCCATCGTCGGCGTGGGCTCCACCCAGCGCGCCAGCGCCGTGCGCTGGGGCGTGGCGGGCAACATCGTCTGGGCGTGGATCCTGACGATTCCGGCCAGCGCGTTCGTGGCGGCCATCGCCTACTGGGTCAGTCTGCAGCTCTACTGA
- a CDS encoding CobD/CbiB family protein, with the protein MSFFAILFALLIEQARPLARSNPIHAGVRAWALSISRNFDAGKAHHGWVAWALAVLVPSLAVLAVHWLLFYGVGWPAAVVWNVAVLYVTLGFRQFSHHFTNIRDALEERDEDSARARLAAWQQVDVGQLPRSEIVRHVVEYSVIAAHRHVFGVLACFSVLAALGLGPTGAVLYRLAEFVSRYWKAGSPHPASASLQRASARSWTVIDWLPARLTALSFAVVGSFEEAIDGWRFHAQRFPNDNDGVVLAATSGAINVRLGGEALRARVDPLSPAGFDGDIEATSSDVTPGREPEVGHLRSVVGLVWRSVVVWMLLLALLTLARLLG; encoded by the coding sequence ATGAGTTTCTTTGCCATCCTGTTCGCGTTGCTGATCGAGCAGGCACGCCCGCTGGCGCGCAGCAACCCCATCCATGCGGGCGTTCGCGCCTGGGCGCTGTCGATCAGCCGCAACTTCGATGCGGGCAAGGCCCACCACGGATGGGTGGCATGGGCGCTCGCCGTGCTGGTGCCTTCGCTCGCGGTGCTGGCGGTGCACTGGCTGCTGTTCTACGGCGTGGGCTGGCCGGCGGCGGTGGTCTGGAATGTCGCGGTGCTTTATGTCACCCTCGGGTTCCGGCAGTTCAGCCACCATTTCACCAACATCCGCGATGCGCTGGAAGAGCGTGACGAAGACAGCGCGCGGGCCCGGCTCGCGGCCTGGCAGCAGGTGGATGTGGGCCAACTTCCCCGCAGCGAGATCGTGCGGCACGTGGTCGAGTATTCCGTCATCGCCGCGCACCGCCACGTGTTCGGCGTGCTCGCCTGCTTTTCGGTGCTGGCCGCGTTGGGGCTGGGGCCCACCGGTGCGGTGCTTTACCGGCTGGCTGAATTCGTCTCGCGCTACTGGAAGGCCGGCAGCCCGCATCCTGCCAGCGCATCGTTGCAGCGTGCCTCGGCGCGGTCCTGGACTGTGATCGACTGGTTGCCTGCCCGCCTGACGGCCCTCAGCTTCGCCGTGGTGGGCAGCTTCGAAGAGGCCATCGATGGCTGGCGCTTCCATGCGCAGCGCTTTCCCAACGACAACGATGGCGTCGTGCTGGCGGCCACGTCCGGCGCCATCAACGTGCGCCTGGGCGGTGAGGCTTTGCGGGCGCGGGTGGACCCGCTCTCGCCCGCCGGCTTCGATGGTGACATCGAGGCCACAAGCAGCGACGTCACGCCGGGGCGGGAGCCCGAAGTGGGGCATTTGCGCAGCGTGGTCGGCCTGGTCTGGCGCTCGGTGGTGGTATGGATGCTGCTGCTCGCCCTGCTGACCCTGGCCCGGTTGCTGGGCTGA
- a CDS encoding CoA pyrophosphatase, which produces MPSVIAPLSSLPQFDPRRVPVLGVDAHLPRVPAAVQTAQALRLRFASAPAWVPEVVHERAFTDRPLRHAAVLIPIVMRERATVLLTERTVHLSTHSGQVAFPGGSADPEDANPAATALREAWEEVGLEGRYVEVLGELATYRTGTGFSITPVVALVEPDCTLNPNAYEVADVFEVPLDYLLDPSHHRRHAFEWEGVTREWFSMPYEDAAGKTHFIWGATAGMLRNFYRFMLA; this is translated from the coding sequence ATGCCTTCGGTGATCGCTCCGCTGTCTTCGCTGCCACAGTTCGATCCGCGCCGCGTGCCCGTGCTGGGGGTGGACGCCCATCTCCCCCGCGTGCCTGCTGCGGTGCAAACGGCGCAAGCGCTGCGGCTGCGCTTCGCCTCGGCGCCGGCGTGGGTGCCAGAGGTCGTGCATGAGCGTGCCTTCACCGACCGGCCGCTGCGCCATGCCGCCGTGCTGATCCCGATCGTGATGCGCGAACGCGCGACGGTGCTTCTCACCGAGCGCACCGTGCACCTGTCCACGCACTCCGGCCAGGTGGCCTTTCCCGGCGGGAGCGCCGACCCGGAAGATGCCAACCCTGCCGCCACGGCGCTGCGCGAGGCCTGGGAGGAGGTCGGCCTGGAGGGGCGGTATGTGGAGGTGCTGGGGGAACTGGCCACGTACAGGACGGGCACCGGGTTCAGCATCACCCCGGTGGTCGCTCTGGTGGAGCCCGATTGCACGCTGAATCCCAATGCCTACGAAGTGGCGGACGTGTTTGAGGTCCCGCTGGACTACCTGCTAGATCCGTCGCACCACCGGCGCCATGCGTTCGAATGGGAAGGGGTCACCCGCGAATGGTTTTCCATGCCCTATGAGGATGCCGCCGGCAAGACGCACTTCATCTGGGGCGCGACGGCGGGCATGCTGCGCAATTTCTACCGGTTCATGCTCGCCTGA
- the rsgA gene encoding ribosome small subunit-dependent GTPase A, with protein sequence MAERSALFDGIVVASHGRHCLVESPDGQRRICHPRGKKSQAVVGDHVLWQAAPAGQGDEGTIEKVKERRNLFYRQDEIRTKSFAANLDQVLILIAAEPVFSESQLARALIAAEAERITPIIALNKSDLVEPFARAWERLLPYRHMGGSAADGHHYGVMPLSLSESGEVDKAALMERLSGKTTLVLGPSGSGKSTLINLLVPGATALTGEISQALNSGKHTTTTTTWYWVDAERRTALIDSPGFQEFGLHHIGPADLARYMPDIGLHAQGCKFYNCTHLHEPGCAVMAQVDGLQGESRTGADSISANRYQIYSNLFAELSEHRHW encoded by the coding sequence ATGGCTGAGCGCAGCGCCCTTTTCGACGGCATCGTGGTGGCCAGCCACGGCCGCCATTGCCTGGTCGAGTCGCCCGACGGCCAGCGCCGCATTTGCCATCCCCGCGGGAAAAAGAGCCAGGCCGTGGTGGGCGATCACGTCCTTTGGCAGGCCGCGCCAGCCGGCCAGGGAGACGAAGGCACCATCGAGAAGGTCAAGGAGCGCCGCAACCTGTTCTACCGGCAGGACGAAATCCGCACCAAATCCTTTGCCGCCAACCTGGACCAGGTGCTGATCCTGATCGCCGCCGAACCCGTGTTCTCGGAAAGCCAGCTGGCCCGTGCGCTGATCGCAGCGGAAGCCGAGCGCATCACGCCGATCATCGCGTTGAACAAAAGCGACCTGGTCGAGCCTTTCGCCCGCGCGTGGGAGCGGCTGCTGCCCTACCGCCACATGGGCGGTAGCGCGGCGGACGGCCACCACTATGGCGTGATGCCGCTGTCGCTGTCCGAATCGGGCGAGGTGGACAAGGCCGCACTGATGGAGCGCCTGTCGGGCAAGACCACGCTGGTGCTCGGCCCGTCGGGCTCGGGCAAGAGCACGCTCATCAACCTGCTGGTGCCGGGCGCCACGGCGCTCACGGGCGAGATCTCCCAAGCGCTCAATTCCGGCAAGCACACCACCACCACCACGACCTGGTACTGGGTGGACGCCGAACGCCGCACCGCCCTGATCGACTCGCCCGGCTTCCAGGAATTCGGCCTGCACCACATCGGACCGGCCGATCTGGCGCGCTACATGCCCGACATCGGCCTGCATGCCCAGGGATGCAAGTTCTACAACTGCACGCACCTACACGAGCCCGGCTGCGCGGTCATGGCGCAGGTGGACGGATTGCAAGGCGAATCACGCACCGGCGCAGATTCCATCAGCGCGAATCGCTATCAGATTTATAGCAATCTGTTTGCCGAGCTGAGCGAGCACCGGCATTGGTGA
- a CDS encoding 4a-hydroxytetrahydrobiopterin dehydratase: protein MTSMLKKKDWSTQTRRALTATEIVAKLADLDGWKLAGDGADVAIEKTYRFANYYETISFVNAVAFVANAQDHHPDLSVHYNRCVVRLNTHDVNGISATDIECASRFDGLLAA, encoded by the coding sequence ATGACTTCGATGCTCAAGAAAAAAGACTGGTCCACGCAGACGCGACGTGCTTTGACGGCGACGGAAATCGTCGCCAAGCTGGCCGACCTCGACGGCTGGAAACTGGCAGGTGACGGCGCAGATGTGGCCATCGAAAAGACCTACCGCTTCGCCAACTACTACGAGACCATCTCGTTCGTGAACGCCGTGGCCTTCGTCGCCAACGCGCAGGACCATCACCCGGACCTGTCGGTGCACTACAACCGCTGCGTGGTGCGACTGAATACGCACGACGTGAATGGCATCTCGGCGACCGACATCGAATGCGCATCGCGCTTCGATGGCCTGCTCGCCGCATGA
- the rimM gene encoding ribosome maturation factor RimM (Essential for efficient processing of 16S rRNA) produces the protein MPNLPVLESAELPSDAVEIGRIADAWGVKGWFKVLPYSADPEALFSSKRWFLQPSEKGAKSFFEGTVVLAVKQAREHSDTVVATAQGVDDRDAAEALRGARIFVPRSSFPTAAEDEYYWVDLIGLAVVNREGVDLGTVRELLSTGPQTTLVLAYEHEGKAQERMIPFVSAFVDKVELAERRITVDWQPDY, from the coding sequence ATGCCCAATCTGCCCGTTCTTGAGTCTGCCGAATTGCCGTCCGATGCGGTGGAGATCGGCCGCATTGCCGATGCCTGGGGTGTGAAGGGCTGGTTCAAGGTGCTGCCTTACAGCGCCGATCCGGAAGCGCTGTTTTCCTCCAAGCGCTGGTTTCTGCAGCCCAGCGAAAAGGGCGCCAAGAGCTTTTTCGAAGGCACGGTGGTGCTGGCGGTGAAGCAGGCGCGAGAACATTCCGATACGGTGGTCGCCACCGCCCAGGGCGTGGATGATCGCGATGCGGCCGAGGCGCTGCGCGGCGCGCGCATCTTCGTGCCCCGCTCGAGCTTTCCGACCGCCGCCGAGGACGAGTACTACTGGGTCGACCTGATCGGCCTGGCGGTCGTCAACCGCGAGGGCGTGGATCTCGGCACGGTGCGCGAGCTGCTCTCCACCGGCCCGCAGACCACGCTGGTGCTGGCTTACGAACACGAGGGCAAGGCGCAGGAGCGCATGATTCCCTTCGTCTCGGCCTTCGTCGACAAGGTGGAGCTGGCCGAGCGCCGCATCACAGTCGATTGGCAACCCGACTACTGA
- a CDS encoding outer membrane beta-barrel protein translates to MKHTLRVLPCVLALAFGAVTAHAQTANRASNRDSFIPSTQQGYVGLSGGQSKYDLRSGTGGFAFDDNDTAWKIYTGGYFNQNFGIEFGYLNFGNATRVGGETKAQGLNLSLVGHLPLSEQFDVFGKVGTTYGRTKTSGNPGFGVTTGDDNGFGLSYGAGVRWAFNPQWAAVVEWERHRLNFADGKSDVDMTTVGVQYRY, encoded by the coding sequence ATGAAACACACGCTTCGCGTTCTTCCGTGCGTTCTCGCGCTTGCGTTCGGTGCCGTCACCGCCCACGCGCAGACGGCCAATCGCGCCTCCAACCGCGACTCGTTCATTCCCAGCACGCAGCAAGGCTACGTCGGCCTGAGCGGCGGCCAGTCCAAATACGATCTGCGCAGCGGCACGGGCGGCTTCGCGTTCGACGACAACGACACCGCCTGGAAAATCTACACCGGCGGCTATTTCAACCAGAACTTCGGCATCGAGTTCGGCTACCTGAACTTCGGCAATGCCACCCGCGTGGGCGGCGAGACCAAGGCGCAGGGCCTGAACCTCAGCCTGGTCGGCCACCTGCCGCTCAGCGAGCAGTTCGACGTGTTCGGCAAGGTCGGTACCACCTACGGCCGCACCAAGACCTCGGGCAACCCCGGCTTTGGCGTGACGACCGGCGACGACAACGGCTTCGGACTGTCGTATGGCGCCGGCGTGCGCTGGGCGTTCAACCCGCAGTGGGCGGCCGTGGTCGAATGGGAGCGCCACCGCCTGAACTTCGCCGACGGCAAGTCCGATGTGGACATGACCACGGTGGGCGTGCAGTACCGATACTGA
- a CDS encoding DUF47 domain-containing protein: MFFGKLLPREGNFFEMFNQHADRIVEAARAFSQLVANYNDPHLRDKYNQDVDNAERAADRVTHEVNRSLHKTFITPIDREQIHSLINTMDDVADLIQDSAETMALYDVRHMTEEITRLTDISLKCCERVRDAVKLLEKIADPAVAEAALKTCEEIDRLEGDADRVMRSAMSKLFREEPDVREVLKLKAIYELLETITDKCEDVANHIEGIILENS; encoded by the coding sequence ATGTTTTTTGGAAAGCTGTTGCCCCGCGAGGGCAATTTTTTCGAGATGTTCAATCAGCATGCTGACCGCATCGTCGAGGCCGCCCGCGCGTTTTCGCAGTTGGTGGCCAACTACAACGATCCCCACCTGCGCGACAAGTACAACCAGGACGTGGACAACGCCGAGCGCGCCGCCGATCGCGTGACCCACGAGGTCAACCGCTCGCTGCACAAGACCTTCATCACCCCCATCGACCGCGAACAGATCCATTCGCTCATCAACACGATGGACGATGTGGCCGATCTGATCCAGGACTCGGCCGAAACCATGGCGCTGTACGACGTGCGCCACATGACCGAAGAGATCACCCGCCTGACCGACATCAGCCTCAAGTGCTGCGAACGCGTGCGCGACGCCGTCAAGCTGCTGGAGAAGATCGCCGATCCGGCCGTGGCCGAGGCCGCGCTCAAGACCTGCGAGGAAATCGACCGCCTGGAGGGCGATGCCGACCGCGTGATGCGCAGCGCCATGAGCAAACTGTTCCGCGAAGAGCCCGACGTGCGCGAGGTGCTCAAGCTCAAGGCGATCTACGAACTGCTCGAGACGATCACCGACAAGTGCGAAGACGTGGCGAACCACATCGAGGGCATCATCCTCGAGAACTCCTGA